Proteins co-encoded in one Rudaeicoccus suwonensis genomic window:
- the pepN gene encoding aminopeptidase N, with translation MAPLTRTEAQERAALIDVTNYELHLDLDRGDEHFGSSSRIRFTSTRPGAATFLDLKAHSVESIWFNDGPIDPATVRDGRVVLADLQAENEVVVEATMSYGNDGQGLHRSVDPADGRHYVYGMSFLDAAPQIYACFDQPDLKAPYDVLVNAPHDWTVAGNGSASQHEPGGWRLATTKPLSTYFFTICAGPYATVHDRHDGIDMWLHVRQSLGEQLLEQADEIFTITKQSFDYYHRLFGIRYPWGDYHQFFVPEFNAGAMENPGCVTLRDAFIFRGAYTRQRQLTRANTIAHEMAHMWFGDLVTMQWWDDLWLNESFAEYMAHRTLADATEYDDAWVDFGIVRKVWGYGVDRGPSTHPIAGAPAPDSDSALTNFDGISYAKGASALRQLAAYVGDDAFVAGVRDHLTTHSFGNATMHDFIGSMERASGQDLSEWTAGWLGTAQADELRLDLTSEDGSVRSANLVRSAPAAHPASRPHVLDIATFTDGKQTARMPIRATSDITPVEALVGLPTPSIVLPNAGDLTWAEVRLDPATLAALPTQLPLIDDALARLTVWSALVGGIARAEVDPRQVAEVFAAAWPSESNTSITGFIAAWAGVRLPYWYVAEGDSAAVERQLAGAGAQRLAAVDPASSDALVAASLIVATTDDADLLARWAANDDRPAIACGDDDFGWTVVKRQALLGLIDEAVIDAAAQRDNSMSGKLSALGARAALPSADAKQWAWEQLVGDQPLSNYEASAIGGAFFGGAGQVEGVREVLAPYVPRYFSDLPRLAGKYGEMALANLVHLSFPAQLADPSVAAEARRALESGELTAGIRRAFVDGLDELERVIASRAAFSG, from the coding sequence ATGGCACCTCTGACTCGTACCGAAGCGCAGGAACGCGCCGCCCTCATCGACGTGACCAACTACGAGCTGCACCTCGACCTTGATCGAGGTGATGAGCACTTCGGCTCGAGCAGCCGGATCCGGTTCACCAGCACCAGACCGGGCGCCGCGACCTTCCTCGATCTGAAGGCGCACAGTGTGGAGTCGATCTGGTTCAACGACGGACCGATCGACCCGGCTACCGTGCGTGACGGCCGGGTCGTGCTGGCCGACCTGCAGGCCGAGAACGAAGTCGTGGTCGAGGCGACGATGAGCTACGGCAACGACGGTCAGGGTTTGCACCGCTCGGTCGACCCGGCCGACGGGCGCCACTACGTCTACGGCATGTCCTTCCTGGATGCCGCGCCGCAGATCTACGCCTGCTTCGACCAGCCCGATCTCAAAGCGCCTTACGACGTGCTGGTTAACGCACCGCACGACTGGACCGTCGCCGGCAACGGCAGCGCCAGTCAGCATGAGCCAGGCGGCTGGCGCCTGGCGACGACCAAGCCGCTCTCGACCTACTTCTTCACCATCTGTGCCGGACCCTATGCCACCGTGCACGACCGGCACGACGGCATCGACATGTGGCTGCACGTGCGCCAGTCACTGGGGGAGCAGTTGCTGGAACAGGCCGACGAGATCTTCACGATCACCAAGCAGTCCTTCGACTACTACCACCGACTGTTCGGCATCAGGTATCCATGGGGCGACTACCACCAGTTCTTCGTGCCCGAGTTCAACGCCGGAGCGATGGAGAACCCCGGCTGCGTCACCCTCCGCGACGCCTTCATCTTTCGGGGTGCCTACACCCGTCAACGTCAGCTGACTCGCGCCAACACGATCGCCCATGAGATGGCGCACATGTGGTTCGGCGACCTGGTGACGATGCAGTGGTGGGACGACCTGTGGCTCAACGAGTCGTTCGCCGAATACATGGCGCACCGCACGTTGGCGGACGCCACCGAGTATGACGATGCGTGGGTCGACTTCGGCATCGTCCGCAAGGTCTGGGGCTATGGCGTCGACCGCGGCCCGTCCACCCATCCGATCGCCGGTGCGCCCGCGCCCGACTCCGATTCGGCGCTGACCAATTTCGACGGCATCTCCTACGCCAAGGGCGCATCAGCGCTGCGGCAGCTGGCGGCATACGTCGGCGACGACGCCTTCGTCGCAGGGGTCCGGGATCACCTGACCACGCACAGTTTCGGCAACGCGACGATGCACGACTTCATCGGTTCGATGGAGCGCGCGAGTGGTCAGGATCTGTCGGAGTGGACCGCCGGCTGGTTGGGCACTGCGCAGGCGGACGAGCTGCGGCTCGACCTCACCAGCGAGGACGGCTCCGTCAGATCGGCGAACCTGGTGCGCTCGGCACCGGCAGCACACCCGGCGTCGCGGCCGCACGTGCTCGACATCGCGACTTTCACCGACGGCAAACAGACGGCACGTATGCCGATCCGCGCGACCTCCGACATCACGCCCGTCGAGGCGCTGGTCGGTCTGCCGACACCGTCGATCGTGCTGCCCAACGCGGGAGATCTGACCTGGGCCGAGGTGCGCCTCGACCCGGCGACCCTCGCGGCGCTGCCCACGCAGTTGCCGCTGATCGACGACGCGCTGGCGCGACTGACGGTGTGGTCGGCGCTCGTCGGCGGTATCGCGCGTGCCGAGGTCGACCCGCGTCAGGTGGCCGAGGTGTTCGCAGCGGCGTGGCCGAGCGAGAGCAACACGTCGATCACCGGATTCATCGCGGCGTGGGCCGGCGTGAGATTGCCGTATTGGTATGTCGCAGAAGGTGATTCGGCCGCTGTCGAGCGTCAACTGGCAGGCGCCGGTGCGCAACGACTGGCGGCGGTCGACCCGGCGTCCTCGGACGCGCTGGTGGCTGCATCCCTGATCGTGGCGACCACCGACGACGCCGATCTGCTGGCGCGTTGGGCTGCCAACGACGATCGTCCCGCGATCGCGTGCGGTGATGACGACTTCGGCTGGACCGTGGTGAAGCGCCAGGCACTGCTCGGTCTCATCGACGAGGCCGTCATCGATGCCGCCGCGCAACGCGACAACAGCATGTCCGGCAAGCTGTCCGCCCTCGGTGCGCGCGCTGCGCTGCCGAGCGCCGACGCCAAGCAGTGGGCGTGGGAGCAACTGGTCGGTGACCAGCCGTTGTCGAACTACGAGGCCAGCGCCATTGGGGGCGCGTTCTTCGGCGGCGCCGGTCAGGTCGAGGGGGTGCGGGAGGTGCTTGCGCCATACGTGCCCAGGTATTTCAGCGACCTGCCCAGACTGGCCGGCAAGTATGGCGAGATGGCTCTCGCGAACCTCGTGCACCTCTCGTTCCCGGCACAGTTGGCGGATCCGTCGGTGGCCGCCGAGGCGCGTCGCGCGCTGGAGTCCGGGGAGTTGACCGCCGGCATTCGCCGGGCGTTCGTCGACGGACTCGACGAATTGGAGCGCGTCATCGCTTCGCGCGCGGCGTTCAGCGGCTGA
- a CDS encoding long-chain-fatty-acid--CoA ligase, translating into MSTLSLASVLAEPARRRPTKVALVEGDRRLTYAQVWDLALRYGDALVASGVKPGDRVALLAPNVIEFVGAYYGIIAAGATVVPVPPMLRPTEAAYLVQNSGARLLLHHPWFAETAIAAAGECGIDEASLVGMAEGRNPLATYVSRQPDDVAVVFYTSGTTGRPKGAMLTHLNLVMNATVAAFDTGNVGNDEMILGALPLFHIFGQSISLNATFRAGATLVLVPRFEPVEVLRILNDENITRMSAVPTMLIQLLQHADEVTPVPQLQECNSGGASLPVAVLEAFEAKFGATVREGYGLSETSPTATTNLSHLPPRPGTVGQPVWGCEAEVADPAITDHVVLLPVGERGEVVLCGHNIFAGYLGNPEATEAALQDGWFRTGDIGMRDEDGFLSIVDRTKDLIIRGGFNVYPREVEETLQRYDGVAQVSVIGVPDAERGEEICAVVVPETGVVVDPDALITWSKERLAAHKYPRRVEIVHELPLGPSHKVLKRELRAQFGR; encoded by the coding sequence GTGAGCACGCTGTCGTTGGCGTCCGTGCTGGCCGAGCCGGCACGGCGCCGGCCGACGAAAGTCGCTCTCGTCGAAGGAGATCGACGGCTGACGTACGCGCAGGTGTGGGATCTCGCACTGCGGTACGGCGATGCCTTGGTCGCGAGCGGCGTCAAGCCGGGCGACCGGGTGGCGCTGCTCGCGCCGAACGTGATCGAGTTCGTCGGGGCGTATTACGGCATCATCGCCGCCGGCGCCACGGTCGTGCCGGTGCCGCCGATGCTGCGCCCCACCGAGGCCGCCTACCTGGTGCAGAACTCCGGTGCGCGGCTGTTGCTGCACCATCCGTGGTTCGCCGAGACTGCGATCGCCGCCGCAGGCGAGTGCGGGATCGATGAGGCGTCACTCGTCGGGATGGCCGAGGGACGCAACCCGCTTGCGACATACGTGAGCAGGCAGCCGGACGATGTGGCGGTGGTGTTCTACACCTCGGGCACGACGGGCCGGCCCAAAGGCGCGATGCTGACGCACCTCAACCTGGTGATGAACGCGACGGTTGCTGCGTTCGACACAGGGAACGTCGGCAACGACGAGATGATCCTGGGGGCGCTGCCGCTGTTCCACATCTTCGGACAGTCGATCTCGTTGAACGCGACCTTCCGTGCGGGCGCGACGCTGGTGCTCGTGCCGCGCTTCGAACCCGTCGAAGTCCTGCGAATCCTCAATGACGAGAACATCACCCGGATGTCAGCGGTGCCGACGATGCTGATCCAGCTGTTGCAGCATGCGGACGAGGTCACGCCGGTGCCGCAACTGCAGGAGTGCAACTCCGGCGGCGCATCGCTGCCGGTCGCTGTGCTGGAAGCGTTCGAGGCGAAGTTCGGCGCGACGGTGCGTGAGGGCTACGGCTTGTCAGAGACGTCTCCGACGGCGACGACGAACCTGTCACACCTGCCACCGCGGCCCGGCACGGTCGGGCAACCGGTGTGGGGCTGCGAGGCGGAGGTTGCCGATCCGGCGATCACCGACCACGTCGTGCTGCTGCCGGTCGGCGAGCGCGGTGAGGTCGTGCTGTGTGGGCACAACATCTTCGCGGGGTACCTCGGCAATCCGGAGGCGACCGAAGCCGCCCTGCAGGACGGCTGGTTCCGCACCGGCGACATCGGCATGCGGGACGAGGACGGCTTCCTGTCGATCGTCGATCGCACCAAGGATCTCATCATCCGCGGCGGTTTCAACGTCTATCCGCGCGAGGTCGAAGAGACCCTGCAGCGGTATGACGGGGTCGCACAGGTGTCGGTGATCGGTGTCCCGGATGCCGAGCGCGGTGAGGAGATCTGCGCGGTGGTGGTGCCGGAGACCGGGGTGGTGGTCGACCCGGACGCGCTCATCACCTGGTCGAAGGAGCGGCTGGCGGCGCACAAGTACCCACGCCGCGTGGAGATCGTGCACGAGTTGCCGCTAGGCCCGAGCCACAAGGTGCTCAAGCGCGAATTGCGAGCACAGTTCGGTCGCTGA
- a CDS encoding MaoC family dehydratase, producing the protein MRTFNGIDELKAGVGEHLGYSDWHQVTQEAVNQFAEATGDHQWIHVDVDKAAAGPFGGTIAHGYMTLSLLPMLAGQVYTVSGVKMGINYGSNKVRFPTPVPVGSRVRGGFELVSVEPSSLGFTVTARATIEIEGGAKPACVAEILSVVVP; encoded by the coding sequence ATGCGTACTTTCAACGGAATCGACGAGCTGAAGGCCGGTGTCGGCGAACACTTGGGCTACAGCGACTGGCACCAGGTGACGCAAGAGGCGGTCAACCAGTTCGCCGAGGCAACCGGTGACCATCAGTGGATCCACGTCGACGTCGACAAGGCCGCGGCCGGACCCTTCGGCGGGACCATCGCACACGGGTACATGACCTTGTCGCTGCTGCCGATGCTCGCCGGTCAGGTGTACACGGTCAGCGGTGTGAAGATGGGAATCAACTACGGCTCCAACAAGGTTCGCTTCCCGACGCCGGTGCCGGTGGGCTCGCGGGTGCGTGGCGGCTTCGAGTTGGTGTCGGTCGAGCCGTCGTCGCTCGGTTTCACCGTGACGGCTCGCGCGACCATCGAGATCGAAGGTGGCGCGAAGCCGGCGTGCGTGGCTGAGATCTTGTCGGTCGTCGTTCCGTGA
- the fabG gene encoding 3-oxoacyl-ACP reductase FabG, whose translation MTEDTTRTAIVTGAARGIGAAVATRLAKDGMAVAILDLDEGACQAAAQQITDAGGRALGVGCDVSDEASVAAAVERVAAELGAPTVLVNNAGVLRDNLLFKMSVDDWDTVMAVHLRGSFLMTRAVQKYMTEATYGRIVNLSSTSAQGNRGQVNYSAAKAGLQGFTKTLAIELGKFGVTANAIAPGFIVTDMTAATAKRVGVDFEDMQKFAAKEIPVQRVGRPEDIAAAASFFCSEDAGFVSGQVLYVAGGPKD comes from the coding sequence ATGACCGAAGACACCACTCGCACAGCGATCGTGACCGGCGCGGCACGCGGCATCGGTGCCGCCGTCGCAACACGCCTGGCCAAGGACGGCATGGCGGTGGCCATCCTCGACCTTGACGAGGGCGCCTGTCAGGCAGCGGCACAGCAGATCACCGACGCCGGCGGTCGTGCGCTGGGCGTGGGCTGCGATGTGTCCGACGAGGCATCCGTCGCGGCAGCCGTCGAGCGCGTGGCTGCCGAACTCGGCGCCCCGACCGTGCTGGTCAACAACGCCGGTGTGCTGCGCGACAACCTGCTGTTCAAGATGAGCGTCGACGACTGGGACACCGTCATGGCGGTGCACCTGCGCGGCAGCTTCCTGATGACGCGCGCCGTGCAGAAGTACATGACCGAAGCCACCTACGGGCGAATCGTCAATCTTTCCAGCACTTCTGCGCAGGGCAACCGTGGCCAGGTCAACTACTCCGCGGCGAAGGCCGGACTGCAGGGGTTCACCAAGACCCTCGCGATCGAACTCGGCAAGTTCGGCGTCACCGCGAACGCGATCGCGCCCGGCTTCATCGTCACCGACATGACGGCGGCCACCGCCAAGCGCGTGGGTGTCGACTTCGAGGACATGCAGAAGTTCGCCGCGAAGGAGATCCCGGTGCAGCGGGTCGGACGCCCCGAGGACATCGCGGCAGCCGCGTCCTTCTTCTGCAGCGAGGACGCCGGCTTCGTCAGCGGCCAGGTGCTGTATGTCGCCGGCGGCCCGAAGGACTGA